In the genome of Neodiprion fabricii isolate iyNeoFabr1 chromosome 4, iyNeoFabr1.1, whole genome shotgun sequence, the window ATCTGAGCTGCGCCGAAATGGACTTGAAGATTTCTGTCGGCAGTGGCGTCGTGCGTCTCGATCACCTTTTGGGAAAGGATGACGCGTTCGGTGTCCTTGTCAATTCCGCTATCAATAAGCACTTTGACACAttcttgaaagaaatcaagcCATTGCTGGAAGAAGCTTTATCGGAAGCTTTCAAGGATATCGCCAATAAAATCGTCGAGCCCTTCAATTACGCACAGCTTTTGCTGAATGATTAGATCCGCGAGAAAAGTTGATAATAGGAGAAGTTAAGAAACTTGTTACTGGCGGAAGAAAAATGCtaaatccgttttttttttttaatctataaGATAAGTATCGAACCTTGCCAACGAATAGCTAAGAGCAGAATCGAACTTATTTCTAGATGACAAACAACTTATTTGTACAAATCGAATTCATCTGCTCGAATAGGTGTGAAAATATACTCATGTGACCACGTACTCGTGAATTAATTGACACTGGTACCATTGCaagtataatacatgtatgttTCAAGTCAACAAACATAATATATCATCTAAACAATAAATCATGCACAACTCGTTTATCAAAGAAAAGCTTGTGCAGTCTTATAATATTCTGAATGTAAATTACCTCTCATTGCTCTTTTCTGCAATTCCAAACATTCTCCATATTTCAGCAGTTATTGGTTGAATCACCAAAAAAGACGTAACCTTATCTCCATTTTGTTATCATTTCTGGTCAAAGATAGTTATTCCAAAGTTTCGAAGCTCACGTAGTAGACATGTTGTACTGTTACGCAACACGGGGATTGTGTCAGGTAACGCAAAGAGATGGTTACAGTTCTTGGAATTACATGCTTGGACTGAAAAGTACTCCTAGATATGAAAATTGCCCGGTAGGAGCATCAACGAAACACACAATCTCGAAATGTAGACGTATCATGCCGTTGTTGGTTCTAAACTGCGTCATCAGACGTAAGGAAGTTTTGTCAGCGAATCAAGTATACAAGTCAGGCCTTCAGTTTTTGTGCACATGTTATAATTTAAGTTGCACCTGTTCGCTTAAGAGCCCCGAAATTTGTCAGAACTTTTCGAGGGAGTTTATATCACGTGGTGGCTTTTAGTAATCAAGTTACGAGGCAATTGTGATTAGTCAAAGTTCTGTAGAATATAATTGCTCACAGTCATAGTTGAGCAGCTATGAAGCGCGATCTCCTGAAATTGAGGCTTGTGATATATTTTCTCTATGGCAATCGCCAAAAATATGCTAACACAAACGGGGAACTTTTAAATACGAGTATCGTGTGACCTATTTCGTacgatatcaaatttttgcgACATCTTTTGTGGGTACATTATACCTGTTTTTACATGCTGCGTTTGCATTCTTtgatctaattgtaagctaAAAAATATGGTTTAACACAATTCAAGATGTGTGGGGCATAGAGTCCAGATAACAGTGGTAGAGAAAACAGAATAAAACAAAGTCTCAAGCGTTGTGATTGAAAtcaatcgaattgaatttaagtgggaaaatatttcacgaatGTGAAAGCAATCGGAGTCTCCGCTATTATTTACTCTACCGTTTtgcatcattttttcaacggaTGTTCTTTGAACCTGACATCCTGTCTCGTAATTACTATACTGCTCACTTATTGCACCCCTTCGAAGAGCATGACAAATAGCATCAGGATGCTAAAACACTGAAGGAATGGTTATCTTGTCACAATAATCACAACAAATTCCTGGTATGCTTATATTTAGCTATTAAATATAGTTCAAAGTATAGGAAACGTTGGTACAAATATCTATCAATGGAACGttacggaaaaaaaacttccgGTGCAAAGATAAATTGGCAATGTCATACCTAGTTAACCAGCagcatgtataatttttttttcgattcatatTTAACGGTGATGGTTTATCAAAGAGGTCAACGACCGATGATTCGACGATTTTACTTCAAGAAATCGTGCAGACATAGTCGGCTATATCCACTGTCTAATCACGAGGATAATTCCTTCGTTTGGCAAGCTATTGGTGATTCGTGAAATCATTGAGTAATTTTTGTGAAactcaataatttttttctcggttATGCCGACAGCTAGATAAAATTAGGTATGATCTGTGCTTTGTGCTTTCAAGGCATGACGTATTGAAGAAATTCACGGGTGGTGGTCAACGTCACCTGGACAAATTCGTTATTCGCATATTATACGATAACCTTCGAGACTTATGCTTGTACGTAGTAGGAAAACAATTGTTATTACCAAGATGTGGTGGGAGGTAGAGAGCCCTATAAGGTCTTCGGACAGGCGTCATATTCTTCATTTGCTACGAGGCCATCCCGAACTATCGTGGCAATCGTCAGTACGCACTGATCAAGAACCGAGAAGTTTCTTCGCAAAGCTTCGGTTCGATTTCACTATTCTTCCGGCCATTGATACCAtcagagaaaaaaactttgttcCTTCGTTCTGCTTCATCGTTGAACATGACACTTTTAACGACAGTTGGAGTGCTCATGGTGCTGGCATCAGCATCTTCGACTGCCGCTATTCGTAAGTGAATTTGCACACaaggtttttgattttcgaaaacttcGTTCTCTTTCCGCGCCTGTATTTTTTCAAGACCTCGTATATAAATGTAACATACATTCATTTGTCCTGATTATGCACTTTTGGATCGATAGGTTGAATAATCATAAcactattaaaaatttcgtgaCGATAACCGAATGACAAAATAATTCTGTTTCAACCCGTCTAACGCAGTAACGTTGATTAGCTATTGTTGGTGTTTACACAGCAAAATTCATCACCACCTGTAACCGGAAGGACCCCGACATGCCGAATTGTGTAATCGGCATCGTAACCCGTCTTCGGCCGTATCTGGCGGCAGGAATTCCGGAGTTTCGGATCCCCCCTCTGGAACCGTTGCACCTGAGGGAGCTGGTAGCTGTCGAAGGACCGGGAATCAAAATTTCTGCCAAAGAAATTGACACCTATGGCTGTAGTGATTTCACAATCAAGAGACtaaagtaagaaaaaacaGTATAGAAGGTATTGCCTATTAACAACAGGCATGTAATTCGATCAACATTTTTTGAGTgctaatgaaaatttttgtcagcttggcaaaaaaataatgtattcaAGTCAGATAGATATAAATGTTTCCTCGGGCATGAGCTTGAAagaggaagaataaaaatcgttaCACGGTATTTTCGATCGCGATTTTGCCTGAATCGACATATATCTGTGTACGCGATATTTCCTCGCGAGACATTCTTGGAATGTTTATAACAGAAAATTGTAGAGCCATTCGACCCTCGAGTCGATCACAAGTGGCAGTTGTTCGTTAAAGCTTTTACGATAGCGGGAATTACGATAGCAATGATAGACTGCTTGAAGCCAGAAATTATTCCGATATCACTCGCATAGGATAAAAGCAGTTACTGGAATCTGGTAATTGGTGTAACATTATAAATAGCCTAATCATACGCTGATGAATAGTGGAGGATTGAATGACGTGCTCGCGGTGACGATCGCGAttcgtataattttgtaaTGGCGCGTGACAATGAGAATCATTTCATCAATTGCAGTGTTTAGGATAgcagagattaaaaaaaaaaaatgaaatagcaGAGCAAGTTCAGAGTAAATCCAATTTTGGGATCTGGTTCTCATAATTGTAAACCTAATGCTTAAGTATGCTAAATTCGTGTACAGGTTACCAGAATTAGTCTTTCGAAATTAGTGTGGCTCGTATAAAGTCTTTTCATGCCATTCGAAGTCGGAGGATTGTAGCTTTTGCGAAGACCAGAGGAGTGGCCTTCACTGCAGAACTGCAAGACATGGAATCGCTTCAATTTAGTATGCATGACTTCGTATGTTGCAAAGTGACTTGAAGGAAATATTTCAACGTAACTTCGAACGAGCTTATTCGTCGTGATATCTTCTGTAATGCTTCGGATACGAGAAGTCACTTACATTTCTAGAATCTTGACTTTTTCTGTTTACGCTTTGGTACAGCCGTTAGGgaaattctattttatatGGATTCGTGAAGCAGCTCAAACGATTCAAACTTTGGCGAACCCTGCATCCTCCGAATCCCTTATTCGAATTCAAGTTTGCGTTCATTTCAGACTCGACATGGACAATTTGTACGCCGAAGCAGACGTTGACCTTCCGCATCTTTTCATGGATGGTCTTTACTCCGTCGAAGGCAGGGTATTAACTATTCCCGTCACTGCAAGGGGCACGCTGCGAGGTAATTTCACCAAATGCATAGGGTACCTCAAAATGCGGGGAGAATTTGTGAAGGACGAAATGGGCGAGGACCATCTCCACTGCACGTATTTCGACGTAAAGATATCCGTGGGCAACGGCCATCTCCGTCTAGAAAATCTATTCGGGACCGAGGAGCTGCTTGGCGACCTGGTCAATCAAGTGATAAACAGTAATTTTGACACTATAATGAACGAATTGACACCAGCGATAGAAAAAACTTTGTCCGCAGCTTTTAAAAGAACGGCGAATAATATCGTCGAACCTTTCACCTACCGGCAATTATTCCCCGATGGTGAAAGGGACACGTCAGGATAGTTTACACGACATGAAATTCCAAAATGAGTCTCACTGTCTACGGgatcaattgaaaaattgagacggaaaatctaaatataccaaaaattatttgtgTATTATGTATGCGATAGAATTACTCAATAAacgattaataaatttttttttgtggaaaGATCACCTCACTAGATTAGAAAAAGGGAGCTCAGGTTATTCAGagatattgatttttgattaGATACAGTACCTGTATAATATaagatattcaaaaataattgtcaTATTTTCGGAGATTCAACTATTTAATACACAGCATTTATATTGTACTCctcaaagaattgattttcattatCCTTTATTTTAAAACAAGTTTTGTAACAAATATTGTAATGAATCATTGAATgtacgaataaataataatagtcgTGAATTTTACGGGAGACGTAGAGCGAGTTTCAAGGTATTTGAGTGTTGAACTTTGAGATGCacgttacaaaaaattttcaacattttgttATCGATGAatcatgttatttaaatgaatcTATGCCGGTGTGCTTTATAATAAAATGGCTACTCTGCGAGGCGATGCCACGTTGAAGGTAAGATATAAGAAATTTTAtgatttgtgtaaaaaaaaagtttttcaaagtgTAAAACAGTCTCCTGATCTCTCGTTCCGTTGATTCAAATCAGCAAGTCAAATTCAACTGACTACGAATATTTTTGAgctttcgaataaaaatgtgaGATTGGATTTGCCAATACGACGCACCCTATTATAACTGAGCTAACACGTTTCGCGGACTTGGAATTTTGCCAAAGCTACCTCCTgtcactgattgtgagtcacGGACTCGGAAGTCGTCACATGACAAACAGATATGATTTTAACCAATATTCAATCAGACAAATTCATTGACGTAGAAATTATAACATAAATGGTAAATTTTTGGTACAACAGAAAATCAATCATGAAGTAACATAAAATACAGAACAATGTGATCCAACTTGTCAGTGTGTCGTGAACAAAATAACTATGTTTAATCGGATTTCGTTAACCCCTGTATTTGTAGATTATCACGTTCGTCAAAACCGAtcaaaatcaaagaaaaataaaatcgaaaggagcgaatatttcattttcctaTCAATACAGAGCTAAAAACTTTTTGTGGCGGAATCAATTTGAAGCAGACTTTTACACAAACTGAAGCTCTAAGCCTtggataatttaattttcttcatttctcaatgaaattatttcactcgaTCTTTTACTGCTCAGAGATAGTTGAAATATCGACGCTACCTTTGCATTTGTTCACAAAATCTTGTAATATCACCTCAAAATCGCACAATGATACTTCTAATCTACGGAAATTGTCTCTCCaacttgtcatttttttttcagaatataCACAAGACTCTAACGCCATCCGATAATTTTCAGCGAATTGAGATTCAGCGTGCTTCGGAAATATTGCTGGCTTGTCTAAACAGTTTCTACAGAACGTAAATTATATGCGAATGAACCAAGGAAACAGACTGGTCACACCGATGTACTCACGgaagaattttcttctttttcttcgctGTTGGATTTggacgttgaaaaattggagTGGTTCTCCTCTTATCATTTCAGTACGATGCGTCAAAATTAGAACAAAAGGCAATGAGTATATTGAGGGAGCAATCCCTCAAAAAAAtgatctataaaaaaaattcaacttgcTGTTAGTGCCTCTCAAGAAACTACTCAAAACGTCGAGTCTAAACCTTTAGGGAATTTATCAAGTTGACggcaataaaatgaaaaataaattgatattctcCAAATGTTTAGCGATCCTCCGATTATTATAGAAGCGAATCTCTGGAAGTACGACGTGAGGTTTCCAGAAGACGTTAAAAATGCTAATGCAGGATTTTAGGAAGTCCGTGAAGTTCTTCTTGTTCGAAGATGGGTACGAGTTATGCTTTTCACTCAAACAACGTGCGGAATTTTCATGAGTTTTACATCAACGCAATGGTGATTATTCTGTTCGTAGAGTTGTGAAAAATGCGTTTTCCGCGTTGCGACGTGTAAACGTAATGTGTGCTCAAGTTATGCAGCttatagaaaaattgatgGAGGAATTATGAATTGTGAAGtagaatatcaattttatggAACAAGAAAAATATCGCCAAACGAGTGCATCAATTATTTTAGATATCGAAAATGCATTCATTCGTATAATTTGAAAGATTTCGTTGAATTAAGTAATTGATTAATGGGGTGacttgaattcatttttttttttcctatggTCGAAGCAATTTCACTCCAGTTACATACAATTCTTATTCTATGTTTCTAATATTGTGAGAGTAAAAAATACTGTGTTACTTCATTAAAAATACGTTGAACTTTCGTAAAGAATGATCTGTTAATTCGTCTGTCGTTCGAACAATCAATGACAGTAATTTAGACTCAAAAAGAAATTactcatgaattttttttaaaacaaaaggatttcatttaaatatgaAGCTATTGAATAATTCACTTCCTGtggatgagaaaatttgatttaattcgatgaaaatttatatcaacTCAATAAAGTTTTGATTCGAACAAGCAAATTTGCCAATAGGTTCGCATTCGAACAAATCTTTTTTCTAGCATTCGGACAAATCTTTTTTCTAAGTGTAGGGAAATATCGAGTaaagtattttataatatcTTGGGTAGGAATTTACAAATACAACCAATATATTATTTCGAATCACTGGAAAGTTGTGACAAGTTTTTCGGCAGattttcggtgaaattttttcaaacttttcttattttacccAGCGTTCCCCGCGAGAAGTTTTTTCGGTGAAACGATGATATTGTATGTAATAGTTTGTACTTTGCACAATAAATATTCGACATGCATCCTTAAGCATGGTTTTAGGCACCGTTTTGAACTACGACAATAACACTTGACGGATTCAAGAATGACCGGGGCTGGTTTATCACACAACGTACGATCGTTATGCAATAAGAATCACGTCGAGGAACTTGGAGAAATCATTACGACAGACACAATGACAGGGTATACCAGGAAATTGTGTCCGACACGGAATTGCTTACCCAGTAATTTCACATAACAGACACGTACTGTACATGATATCATCTTGGCCTTAGAAGGAAAACTTCTTATACTTGGAAAATGGCGTCAGTCATATCTCCAGacgaattttgaaacccaAGTATGTCGACGTTCCTTCCAAACTGAGAAATGGTGTGTGTCGATGACCTGCTTTtcataatgttttttttttttttttctttcaatttatttcattcttgcCTATAAATTGTTCGTTGATGTTCGTTCAATAGGTTTTATGTTTCAGTAAACTCTTCTTAATTTAGACGGGGtagttttataaaaatcgGGATCTTACACGGCCTCGTTTTTCACTATTCAAAAATACGAACTCATTTTTTAAGCGTGAGATGAATATGTCTccgatttcgaaaaattcactgAACTACTAAGgtacttttttcaacttgacgTCTGGCTTGTGAATTTCGTAACCACGGCGTTCATTCGCGGATCCAGAAATTCGGAAACtcattgaagaaaattaaacccCATACTGAAGGAATAGTGCCTATTCTGGTACTCTGTGTGATTCTCCTCTCATATGAAAGTCTGTTTAATGTCTTGAGGTTCTCAAAAAGTATTGCATTAGTGTCTAGATTCGTGACTATATTATTCTACTTATTCGGAATAATTAGATGCGACAAATGACCAAGGTTGTGAGAGTATAATGATTCAGATAGTAATGCATTACCTATTaccaatataataaataatcccACAAACCCAAGATTTTTAATCATCCGAGCACTTAAATAACACAATTAATAATGGTcagagtttaaaaaatgaatttgaatcaCATTAATCATGTCCAAAGTAACGAGTACCTTTTTTTATCACACCGGTAATATTGACTTGCATTTGATAAACGTGAGCTGTGAAAATGGAATTTGTCGCGCATTTCCATTGCTCATgctgattttcaatttcaagtgATCAAAGCACGACTGCGTTGAAATTCTACAggaatatattttatctgaaaaaaatgtaggtctgaaaaatataaagcGATCAGGATTCGAACACGTGAGATTTCCATTGGCAACAAATCCATTCGCTTGCCCCAAGACTGCTTGGAGTCATGAGTTTCGCAATTAACTCGCACATCGGTTGCAAAGTCACGTTTCAAAGAGTAATCTGCTTAGGCACATAGTTCGACCAAACTTGTTCTCACTAACTATATGAGCGAGTGAATGATACGAGTGCCTGCGTCAAGTTCAAGTATATTATGTTCAAACACTATATTgctcaattttataaaaaataaaacacgacGAATAAGCTAATTCGAAAAGTAAATTAGGATTACGATTAACGttcgaatggaaaaaaatcttattcctgtgtgaaaattttgaaaagcacTACTTGACGAAGAAGTTGAAATGgacatatttcataaaaaaaaattctaaatatttttccaactaCATATCTGTCATACGTTTGAGATTGAGCGTCTCGTTCGTATCTGATCTGACGTTGGTGAtcggagtaaaaaattttcgaagaaaaaagtagTTAAATTGTGTTACTTTGCATGCAATTGAAACATGCAATTCCGCTCATTGTCAAGGATGATAATGGAGGGTTGTGAAGGATTATTGCTGTCATTCCGAAGCGAAGATTGACAAACTATGACGTATGTCTTGAATGTTTTTCTCCTGCATCATATCCGCACACACATTATGtccgtaaaaaaattaggtatGCACGATAGGTGAATCTTTATAGTTGCATATAGTACACAAACCTACCGCCACATCAAAGTAGTTTTTCTAAAGCTGcagaaattgagtgaaatttaACGAGCAGTGAATAGAttttttataatgaaaataaatgtccaaaagtataataatatccgcaccgagattttttttgcgtttatttatataatttgcTTGGAAATGAcgaataatgtttttttcttataaaggtatttatttttaatttcttggtTACCACATCTAGTAAAATATGGTAAGCTGAAACTTTAAACTGAAATGAAATGACGATAATAtgttaaaaactttttaaactgtttgtaattttttcattcgtatttattggattagaaaaattttttcaacgagaaAAACACATTGTTATACAAAGAAGTAAAACTGGCTCTTTATGACAGAGACACAGTCTTCAAATAGCTAATGAATAACCGCAACACAGTCTgcgttgattaatttttttgtgcgGTACGCAAGTAACAAAACAAAGTTAGCGGCCACGATTTTCACCTGGCTGTTCATCACGTCAGAATAAATCTCTCTAGCGTTATTCGGCCGTTAGGATTAGCTGCACCTTGATTTCGTACAATTCGAAACGCGATTGAAACACAGCCACTGTTCCGAATGAGCGAGTTCAAGACCTAGTCCCCGCAACATTGAGGGCCCCGAACGAAAAGGTGAATCGCGTGAATTTTCAGATCATATAAATAACCCAATTACTTAAGGTCGCTGAGAGAAACGAAACCAAGAAAAACCAGGAAGGCCTAGACAGTCGGGAATTCGGACAGCGTGCGGCTTCCATTTTCTGTCCAAACTTTCGCGACAGCCAGAATTGAAAGCCGAATTTCAgggcgtaaaaaaaatcaacatcgGTTAGAAAAAAGGGTAGGTATTCGTCAGTTTCGTCCCGTAATTCAGGCATATATGTTTTAGAACTTGATTGGAATTTTGCCGTATTGTGAATGGGTTATCGTCTGATCGTATTACGATCACTTGAGAgtgttgaatttcatttgaatttcaaattataactgtaaaaataaaaattacagtaaTTTGTATTTGATAGCAACATTAactacaaattaaaaaagcaatttgaaattgatttatgtaaattattgatttaaaaatggaTGTCagttaattttataatttctaattGGTTTCGTTTCGACTGATATAcgttagttttatttttgtagttgattttgttttaattGCAAGTTAACCTTGTAATTTGTTATATACCAATGTTGTTTTCAATCACAAATTCTTATCCGAATATCATTAATTACAAAAGTTTATTCTATGCTGATAAACCTGACGGTAATGGATTTtgttttattagaaaaatatttttctaacgCAATCGATCACACACTGGGAACATAAACCAAGAATCTATCAATCgcatattgaaaatatagGTAACTAATTGAAACGAAGTTGTGAATTGCTTTCAAAATCATTTGCAATTGATCGTCTTTTCAAActcaatttaaaattgtaattcttgattttttatcaatcaatcCCTTAATTACAAATTTGCCAAACACCGATCAAAAATGGCTGCTAAATACTGCAATCTTTCGGATTTCCGTAACAATACAAGATTTAAAAAAGTCAGGTGTTCTGACGTCGGATaacacaaaaataaagaataataatgtaaaaaaagacCTTACAGGCACCCTGGTAATATCGCTATCTTCAAGGGTCGTTTCGAATCACTCGATTTTGACGTTGACTGGGTTCGGCCCGTTTCATCGCCGGCATTCGAACGCTTCGGTTTCTTACGTCCATCATTAACCGATGCTTGGGGCAGGAGACAATCGTACTATTTGCAGGTGGTGGGAGTCAGG includes:
- the LOC124180030 gene encoding circadian clock-controlled protein daywake-like; protein product: MTLLTTVGVLMVLASASSTAAIPKFITTCNRKDPDMPNCVIGIVTRLRPYLAAGIPEFRIPPLEPLHLRELVAVEGPGIKISAKEIDTYGCSDFTIKRLKLDMDNLYAEADVDLPHLFMDGLYSVEGRVLTIPVTARGTLRGNFTKCIGYLKMRGEFVKDEMGEDHLHCTYFDVKISVGNGHLRLENLFGTEELLGDLVNQVINSNFDTIMNELTPAIEKTLSAAFKRTANNIVEPFTYRQLFPDGERDTSG